Proteins from one Palaemon carinicauda isolate YSFRI2023 chromosome 44, ASM3689809v2, whole genome shotgun sequence genomic window:
- the LOC137634096 gene encoding uncharacterized protein isoform X2 gives MVFDKVVLVLAVFCLHVAICLPALQETPEISSSRQARSVGEPQYPVLGRLSRDGQQLKQWDVPQLVEEDYPSNYFKSRPDLQHAHHLMEVAAARPNPESRHTHRRTLDYPVTKRNEEANIPTMGLGVLSDMRKFFNDLRGNLDSAEEAALAQDQGSSKNGPIDPSDFLTFLSRHGARSSETSSAESGLARNPTHIRRLMFGYNHDDQPYIHSGLGK, from the exons ATGGTGTTCGACAAAGTGGTACTCGTTCTGGCCGTCTTTTGCCTGCATGTTGCCATCTGCCTTCCAGCTCTGCAAG aaaCCCCTGAAATAAGCAGCAGCAGACAGGCCAGATCGGTCGGTGAACCACAGTACCCGGTACTTGGTCGCCTTAGTCGAGATGGCCAGCAGTTGAAGCAATGGGATGTACCGCAGCTGGTGGAGGAGGACTACCCCAGCAATTACTTCAAAAGCCGACCAGACCTCCAGCACGCCCATCATCTCATGGAGGTAGCAGCAGCGCGCCCAAACCCAGAGAGCCGCCACACCCACCGGAGGACCTTGGACTACCCCGTGACTAAACGGAACGAGGAAGCCAACATTCCTACCATGGGCCTCG GCGTACTATCAGACATGCGTAAATTCTTCAACGACCTACGCGGCAATCTTGACAGTGCCGAGGAAGCGGCATTGGCCCAAGATCAAGGATCCTCCAAAAATGGACCAATTGATCCCTCCGACTTCTTGACTTTCCTCTCTAGGCATGGAG CCCGAAGCAGTGAGACGTCAAGCGCCGAATCTGGTTTGGCTCGAAATCCCACCCACATACGACGCCTCATGTTTGGTTACAACCACGACGACCAGCCCTACATTCACTCTGGTTTGGGAAAATAA
- the LOC137634096 gene encoding uncharacterized protein isoform X1, translating into MVFDKVVLVLAVFCLHVAICLPALQETPEISSSRQARSVGEPQYPVLGRLSRDGQQLKQWDVPQLVEEDYPSNYFKSRPDLQHAHHLMEVAAARPNPESRHTHRRTLDYPVTKRNEEANIPTMGLGKRSSHYDPYVGVGVLSDMRKFFNDLRGNLDSAEEAALAQDQGSSKNGPIDPSDFLTFLSRHGARSSETSSAESGLARNPTHIRRLMFGYNHDDQPYIHSGLGK; encoded by the exons ATGGTGTTCGACAAAGTGGTACTCGTTCTGGCCGTCTTTTGCCTGCATGTTGCCATCTGCCTTCCAGCTCTGCAAG aaaCCCCTGAAATAAGCAGCAGCAGACAGGCCAGATCGGTCGGTGAACCACAGTACCCGGTACTTGGTCGCCTTAGTCGAGATGGCCAGCAGTTGAAGCAATGGGATGTACCGCAGCTGGTGGAGGAGGACTACCCCAGCAATTACTTCAAAAGCCGACCAGACCTCCAGCACGCCCATCATCTCATGGAGGTAGCAGCAGCGCGCCCAAACCCAGAGAGCCGCCACACCCACCGGAGGACCTTGGACTACCCCGTGACTAAACGGAACGAGGAAGCCAACATTCCTACCATGGGCCTCGGTAAGAGGTCATCCCATTACGACCCGTATGTTGGTGTAG GCGTACTATCAGACATGCGTAAATTCTTCAACGACCTACGCGGCAATCTTGACAGTGCCGAGGAAGCGGCATTGGCCCAAGATCAAGGATCCTCCAAAAATGGACCAATTGATCCCTCCGACTTCTTGACTTTCCTCTCTAGGCATGGAG CCCGAAGCAGTGAGACGTCAAGCGCCGAATCTGGTTTGGCTCGAAATCCCACCCACATACGACGCCTCATGTTTGGTTACAACCACGACGACCAGCCCTACATTCACTCTGGTTTGGGAAAATAA